Proteins encoded within one genomic window of Ptiloglossa arizonensis isolate GNS036 chromosome 3, iyPtiAriz1_principal, whole genome shotgun sequence:
- the LOC143144093 gene encoding cilia- and flagella-associated protein 69-like isoform X2: MNRDVQSESKDRLFHKLDIDDVWKEFNCPIYINRKCPETDKLPKELFDFGKQFQVDVNYTLQKLDELISDPVTCNSVPRICRLLYEYLCTTEGTGYKVKDLPSVMKILAFLAKNVTSIKEYELHLDQMLELCNLLPLLEKSSESLITLDIMEQYFTLLGHLLAILPTDKQALKIYEALRSLLLRTNSTNAATVKLEYRHRAMEKSRLPIILTNLLENSLPDTYPTILELIFLLSSVSYTCSHRMLEAGVLDIILVRFDLPYATQLRCTRPPDSLLDRGEYTEQTTILIMNTLWSLIKSVLSPKNEPVHLKKTLKSVHCAVWGLCYTFEKQIYYSQYQSNSIKIRNEIAVIILALLVTFPSWNYVSSGIADNVVKFLVAVESGTVRVFSEIVKFGRTNDDLFFQKVLLLTVTQLAKIDACIFLMVKRKVMKTILQLVNPSIEEDSTVTWSASQFWNLWTYAINALAVLAPKMSKEFVRYDGTIRLLMLLEWSLSTNFDTEIIMNCTKTICSIILNGSIFLLENFREYGTTLLLIKLINRILNCEKITTKKQRILTVVLISLERLLRKQKFYQEMYGEQSIIFIMELLFQCLYQKDQENQIDQRLLLAIGSYIWECIVRCPMNLEKFIKYGAVYIILDVIQIVPYPSRCLFLSVLTDMCDNFFCGPYLCTWRGINKKTGLMALLATIWREEEIRIKVKRYPNDKEFPQMGNQQWLETYGTKLCGDISPSILDMIGSVRSKIYSIRKLIKRDSERYEIAKEHYKILYIDLPKEDRITISHIDLYFKLKLGQVWVEISRYFDQVGVIPLGMDGQAIFLMTQQYYSFVEMIKERQEKIIKSLKRKEEIQEKDEYAKIRDSKLASALDAFDELDYIYRTTNRAYMIKRKNEQIQQINSALNFPSDSSDAHCHRTFVDKTMVTTIYDQHLTIISSLAMDSNLGQTKVLPISPYRSDTFDDIHSSEISSSPLLNNNLFEIKEFHKKT, from the exons ATGAACCGTGATGTACAAAGTGAATCCAAGGATCGACTTTTTCATAAATTGGATATTGATGATGTCTGGAAGGAATTTAATTGTCCAATATACATTAACCGCAAGTGTCCTGAAACTGATAAATTACCGAAAGAATTATTCGATTTCGGTAAACAATTTCAAGTGGATGTAAATTATACTTTGCAAAAGTTAGACGAACTTATATCCGACCCTGTAACGTGTAATAGCGTACCCCGTATATGTAGACTTTTATACGAATATCTTTGCACAACGGAAGGTACCGGCTAC AAAGTAAAAGATTTACCATCGGTAATGAAAATATTAGCATTTTTGGCCAAAAATGTTACGTCGATTAAAGAATACGAGCTACATTTAGACCAAATGTTGGAGCTttgcaatttgttgcctttACTGGAAAAGTCTTCGGAAAGTTTAATTACCTTAGATATAATGGagcaatattttacattattaggACATCTTCTTGCTATTTTACCAACCGATAAACAAGCGTTAAAGATCTACGAAGCTCTTCGTTCCTTGTTACTAAGGACAAATTCGACGAATGCTGCAACAGTAAAACTCGAGTATCGCCATAGAGCTATGGAAAAATCAAGGTTGCCAATAATCTTGACCAATCTATTAGAAAATTCTCTTCCAGATACGTATCCAACAATTTTAGAACTGATTTTTTTACTTTCGTCGGTCTCGTATACATGTT CTCACAGAATGCTAGAAGCAGGTGTACTCGATATAATACTTGTTAGATTCGATCTTCCATATGCAACTCAATTGCGTTGCACGCGACCACCCGACTCGCTACTAGACAGAGGCGAATATACCGAACAGACGACTATTTTAATAATGAATACTTTATGGAGCTTGATAAAATCTGTTCTTTCTCCTAAAAACGAACCTGTTCATTTAAAGAAAACTTTAAAGTCTGTACATTGCGCTGTATG GGGATTGTGCTACACATTTGAAAAACAAATATACTACAGTCAATATCAAAGTAACAGTATAAAGATTAGAAACGAAATTGCAGTCATCATTCTTGCACTTTTGGTTACTTTTCCCTCTTGGAATTATGTCAGTAGCGGTATAGCAGACAACGTTGTAAAGTTTTTAGTTGCAGTTGAATCTGGTACAGTAAGAGTGTTTTCGGAAATAGTAAAATTTGGCAGAACCAATGATGATTTATTCTTCCAAAAAGTTTTATTATTAACTGTTACACAATTAGCAAAAATTGATGCTTGTATATTt CTAATGGTGAAGAGAAAAGTTATGAAAACCATACTTCAACTAGTCAACCCAAGTATCGAAGAAGATTCTACAGTTACTTGGAGCGCATCTCAGTTTTGGAATTTATGGACGTACGCCATCAATGCCTTAGCTGTATTAGCACCCAAAATGTCAAAAGAATTTGTAAGATACGATGGTACTATTAG ATTGTTGATGTTATTGGAATGGAGTTTAAGTACAAACTTTGATACAGAGATAATAATGAATTGTACGAAAACAATctgttcaattattttaaacggTAGCAtatttttgttagaaaattttcgagaatatGGAACAACATTGTTACTGATTA aaCTGATTAATCGCATTTTGAACTGTGAGAAAATTACAACAAAGAAGCAAAGAATTTTAACCGTGGTATTAATTTCGCTCGAAAGACttttaagaaaacaaaaattttaccAAGAGATGTATGGAgaacaaagtattatatttattatggaATTATTGTTCCAGTGTTTATATCAAAAAGATCAAGAAAATCAGATAGATCAACG TCTTTTATTAGCAATAGGTTCATACATTTGGGAATGTATAGTACGGTGTCCTATGAATCttgaaaaatttatcaaatatgGTGCAGTATACATTATTCTTGATGTCATTCAAATTGTTCCATATCCCTCTCGATGCCTATTTCTTAGTGTTTTAACCGATATGTGTGACAATTTCTTTTGTGGACCCTATTTATGTACATGGAGAGGAATTAATAAGAAAACAGGATTGATGGCTTTACTAGCAACAAtatggagagaggaagaaattcGAATTAAAGTTAAAAGATATCCCAATG ATAAAGAATTTCCTCAAATGGGTAACCAACAGTGGCTAGAAACTTACGGTACAAAATTATGTGGAGACATTAGTCCATCGATACTAGATATGATTGGTTCTGTCAGATCAAAGATATACAGCATTCGAAAATTAATCAAGAGGGACAGCGAAAGATACGAAATAGCAAAAGAGCAttacaaaatattgtacatcGATCTGCCAAAAGAAGATCGA ATCACAATATCGCATAtagatttgtattttaaattaaagttaGGTCAAGTGTGGGTAGAAATTTCTAGATATTTCGATCAAGTTGGTGTCATCCCACTTGGCATGGATGGTCAGGCAATCTTTTTAATGACTCAACAGTATTATTCGTTTGTTGAAATGATAAAAGAGAgacaagaaaaaataataaagtctCTAAAAAGGAAAGAGGAAATTCAAGAAAAAGACGAGTATGCAAAGATTCGTGATTCTAAACTTGCTTCTGCGTTAGATGCATTCGACGAACTAGATTATATATATAGAACAACAAATAGAGCATATATGATAAagagaaaaaatgaacaaatacaACAAATTAATTCAGCGTTGAATTTTCCATCCGATTCAAGCGATGCACATTGTCACAGAACATTCGTGGATAAAACTATGGTCAcg ACTATATACGATCAACATCTTACAATAATTAGTAGTCTAGCAATGGATTCAAACCTTGGTCAAACAAAGGTTCTCCCTATTTCACCTTATCGTTCAGATACTTTTGATGACATACATTCCTCCGAAATATCTTCTTCACCTTTATTAAACAAcaatttgttcgaaataaaagaatttcacaAAAAAACATAG
- the LOC143144093 gene encoding cilia- and flagella-associated protein 69-like isoform X1, translated as MNRDVQSESKDRLFHKLDIDDVWKEFNCPIYINRKCPETDKLPKELFDFGKQFQVDVNYTLQKLDELISDPVTCNSVPRICRLLYEYLCTTEGTGYVSFDVLTNHFYSEKVKDLPSVMKILAFLAKNVTSIKEYELHLDQMLELCNLLPLLEKSSESLITLDIMEQYFTLLGHLLAILPTDKQALKIYEALRSLLLRTNSTNAATVKLEYRHRAMEKSRLPIILTNLLENSLPDTYPTILELIFLLSSVSYTCSHRMLEAGVLDIILVRFDLPYATQLRCTRPPDSLLDRGEYTEQTTILIMNTLWSLIKSVLSPKNEPVHLKKTLKSVHCAVWGLCYTFEKQIYYSQYQSNSIKIRNEIAVIILALLVTFPSWNYVSSGIADNVVKFLVAVESGTVRVFSEIVKFGRTNDDLFFQKVLLLTVTQLAKIDACIFLMVKRKVMKTILQLVNPSIEEDSTVTWSASQFWNLWTYAINALAVLAPKMSKEFVRYDGTIRLLMLLEWSLSTNFDTEIIMNCTKTICSIILNGSIFLLENFREYGTTLLLIKLINRILNCEKITTKKQRILTVVLISLERLLRKQKFYQEMYGEQSIIFIMELLFQCLYQKDQENQIDQRLLLAIGSYIWECIVRCPMNLEKFIKYGAVYIILDVIQIVPYPSRCLFLSVLTDMCDNFFCGPYLCTWRGINKKTGLMALLATIWREEEIRIKVKRYPNDKEFPQMGNQQWLETYGTKLCGDISPSILDMIGSVRSKIYSIRKLIKRDSERYEIAKEHYKILYIDLPKEDRITISHIDLYFKLKLGQVWVEISRYFDQVGVIPLGMDGQAIFLMTQQYYSFVEMIKERQEKIIKSLKRKEEIQEKDEYAKIRDSKLASALDAFDELDYIYRTTNRAYMIKRKNEQIQQINSALNFPSDSSDAHCHRTFVDKTMVTTIYDQHLTIISSLAMDSNLGQTKVLPISPYRSDTFDDIHSSEISSSPLLNNNLFEIKEFHKKT; from the exons ATGAACCGTGATGTACAAAGTGAATCCAAGGATCGACTTTTTCATAAATTGGATATTGATGATGTCTGGAAGGAATTTAATTGTCCAATATACATTAACCGCAAGTGTCCTGAAACTGATAAATTACCGAAAGAATTATTCGATTTCGGTAAACAATTTCAAGTGGATGTAAATTATACTTTGCAAAAGTTAGACGAACTTATATCCGACCCTGTAACGTGTAATAGCGTACCCCGTATATGTAGACTTTTATACGAATATCTTTGCACAACGGAAGGTACCGGCTACGTATCCTTTGATGTCCTTACCAATCATTTTTATTCAGAA AAAGTAAAAGATTTACCATCGGTAATGAAAATATTAGCATTTTTGGCCAAAAATGTTACGTCGATTAAAGAATACGAGCTACATTTAGACCAAATGTTGGAGCTttgcaatttgttgcctttACTGGAAAAGTCTTCGGAAAGTTTAATTACCTTAGATATAATGGagcaatattttacattattaggACATCTTCTTGCTATTTTACCAACCGATAAACAAGCGTTAAAGATCTACGAAGCTCTTCGTTCCTTGTTACTAAGGACAAATTCGACGAATGCTGCAACAGTAAAACTCGAGTATCGCCATAGAGCTATGGAAAAATCAAGGTTGCCAATAATCTTGACCAATCTATTAGAAAATTCTCTTCCAGATACGTATCCAACAATTTTAGAACTGATTTTTTTACTTTCGTCGGTCTCGTATACATGTT CTCACAGAATGCTAGAAGCAGGTGTACTCGATATAATACTTGTTAGATTCGATCTTCCATATGCAACTCAATTGCGTTGCACGCGACCACCCGACTCGCTACTAGACAGAGGCGAATATACCGAACAGACGACTATTTTAATAATGAATACTTTATGGAGCTTGATAAAATCTGTTCTTTCTCCTAAAAACGAACCTGTTCATTTAAAGAAAACTTTAAAGTCTGTACATTGCGCTGTATG GGGATTGTGCTACACATTTGAAAAACAAATATACTACAGTCAATATCAAAGTAACAGTATAAAGATTAGAAACGAAATTGCAGTCATCATTCTTGCACTTTTGGTTACTTTTCCCTCTTGGAATTATGTCAGTAGCGGTATAGCAGACAACGTTGTAAAGTTTTTAGTTGCAGTTGAATCTGGTACAGTAAGAGTGTTTTCGGAAATAGTAAAATTTGGCAGAACCAATGATGATTTATTCTTCCAAAAAGTTTTATTATTAACTGTTACACAATTAGCAAAAATTGATGCTTGTATATTt CTAATGGTGAAGAGAAAAGTTATGAAAACCATACTTCAACTAGTCAACCCAAGTATCGAAGAAGATTCTACAGTTACTTGGAGCGCATCTCAGTTTTGGAATTTATGGACGTACGCCATCAATGCCTTAGCTGTATTAGCACCCAAAATGTCAAAAGAATTTGTAAGATACGATGGTACTATTAG ATTGTTGATGTTATTGGAATGGAGTTTAAGTACAAACTTTGATACAGAGATAATAATGAATTGTACGAAAACAATctgttcaattattttaaacggTAGCAtatttttgttagaaaattttcgagaatatGGAACAACATTGTTACTGATTA aaCTGATTAATCGCATTTTGAACTGTGAGAAAATTACAACAAAGAAGCAAAGAATTTTAACCGTGGTATTAATTTCGCTCGAAAGACttttaagaaaacaaaaattttaccAAGAGATGTATGGAgaacaaagtattatatttattatggaATTATTGTTCCAGTGTTTATATCAAAAAGATCAAGAAAATCAGATAGATCAACG TCTTTTATTAGCAATAGGTTCATACATTTGGGAATGTATAGTACGGTGTCCTATGAATCttgaaaaatttatcaaatatgGTGCAGTATACATTATTCTTGATGTCATTCAAATTGTTCCATATCCCTCTCGATGCCTATTTCTTAGTGTTTTAACCGATATGTGTGACAATTTCTTTTGTGGACCCTATTTATGTACATGGAGAGGAATTAATAAGAAAACAGGATTGATGGCTTTACTAGCAACAAtatggagagaggaagaaattcGAATTAAAGTTAAAAGATATCCCAATG ATAAAGAATTTCCTCAAATGGGTAACCAACAGTGGCTAGAAACTTACGGTACAAAATTATGTGGAGACATTAGTCCATCGATACTAGATATGATTGGTTCTGTCAGATCAAAGATATACAGCATTCGAAAATTAATCAAGAGGGACAGCGAAAGATACGAAATAGCAAAAGAGCAttacaaaatattgtacatcGATCTGCCAAAAGAAGATCGA ATCACAATATCGCATAtagatttgtattttaaattaaagttaGGTCAAGTGTGGGTAGAAATTTCTAGATATTTCGATCAAGTTGGTGTCATCCCACTTGGCATGGATGGTCAGGCAATCTTTTTAATGACTCAACAGTATTATTCGTTTGTTGAAATGATAAAAGAGAgacaagaaaaaataataaagtctCTAAAAAGGAAAGAGGAAATTCAAGAAAAAGACGAGTATGCAAAGATTCGTGATTCTAAACTTGCTTCTGCGTTAGATGCATTCGACGAACTAGATTATATATATAGAACAACAAATAGAGCATATATGATAAagagaaaaaatgaacaaatacaACAAATTAATTCAGCGTTGAATTTTCCATCCGATTCAAGCGATGCACATTGTCACAGAACATTCGTGGATAAAACTATGGTCAcg ACTATATACGATCAACATCTTACAATAATTAGTAGTCTAGCAATGGATTCAAACCTTGGTCAAACAAAGGTTCTCCCTATTTCACCTTATCGTTCAGATACTTTTGATGACATACATTCCTCCGAAATATCTTCTTCACCTTTATTAAACAAcaatttgttcgaaataaaagaatttcacaAAAAAACATAG
- the LOC143144093 gene encoding cilia- and flagella-associated protein 69-like isoform X3 — protein sequence MNRDVQSESKDRLFHKLDIDDVWKEFNCPIYINRKCPETDKLPKELFDFGKQFQVDVNYTLQKLDELISDPVTCNSVPRICRLLYEYLCTTEGTGYVSFDVLTNHFYSEKVKDLPSVMKILAFLAKNVTSIKEYELHLDQMLELCNLLPLLEKSSESLITLDIMEQYFTLLGHLLAILPTDKQALKIYEALRSLLLRTNSTNAATVKLEYRHRAMEKSRLPIILTNLLENSLPDTYPTILELIFLLSSVSYTCSHRMLEAGVLDIILVRFDLPYATQLRCTRPPDSLLDRGEYTEQTTILIMNTLWSLIKSVLSPKNEPVHLKKTLKSVHCAVWGLCYTFEKQIYYSQYQSNSIKIRNEIAVIILALLVTFPSWNYVSSGIADNVVKFLVAVESGTVRVFSEIVKFGRTNDDLFFQKVLLLTVTQLAKIDACIFLMVKRKVMKTILQLVNPSIEEDSTVTWSASQFWNLWTYAINALAVLAPKMSKEFVRYDGTIRLLMLLEWSLSTNFDTEIIMNCTKTICSIILNELINRILNCEKITTKKQRILTVVLISLERLLRKQKFYQEMYGEQSIIFIMELLFQCLYQKDQENQIDQRLLLAIGSYIWECIVRCPMNLEKFIKYGAVYIILDVIQIVPYPSRCLFLSVLTDMCDNFFCGPYLCTWRGINKKTGLMALLATIWREEEIRIKVKRYPNDKEFPQMGNQQWLETYGTKLCGDISPSILDMIGSVRSKIYSIRKLIKRDSERYEIAKEHYKILYIDLPKEDRITISHIDLYFKLKLGQVWVEISRYFDQVGVIPLGMDGQAIFLMTQQYYSFVEMIKERQEKIIKSLKRKEEIQEKDEYAKIRDSKLASALDAFDELDYIYRTTNRAYMIKRKNEQIQQINSALNFPSDSSDAHCHRTFVDKTMVTTIYDQHLTIISSLAMDSNLGQTKVLPISPYRSDTFDDIHSSEISSSPLLNNNLFEIKEFHKKT from the exons ATGAACCGTGATGTACAAAGTGAATCCAAGGATCGACTTTTTCATAAATTGGATATTGATGATGTCTGGAAGGAATTTAATTGTCCAATATACATTAACCGCAAGTGTCCTGAAACTGATAAATTACCGAAAGAATTATTCGATTTCGGTAAACAATTTCAAGTGGATGTAAATTATACTTTGCAAAAGTTAGACGAACTTATATCCGACCCTGTAACGTGTAATAGCGTACCCCGTATATGTAGACTTTTATACGAATATCTTTGCACAACGGAAGGTACCGGCTACGTATCCTTTGATGTCCTTACCAATCATTTTTATTCAGAA AAAGTAAAAGATTTACCATCGGTAATGAAAATATTAGCATTTTTGGCCAAAAATGTTACGTCGATTAAAGAATACGAGCTACATTTAGACCAAATGTTGGAGCTttgcaatttgttgcctttACTGGAAAAGTCTTCGGAAAGTTTAATTACCTTAGATATAATGGagcaatattttacattattaggACATCTTCTTGCTATTTTACCAACCGATAAACAAGCGTTAAAGATCTACGAAGCTCTTCGTTCCTTGTTACTAAGGACAAATTCGACGAATGCTGCAACAGTAAAACTCGAGTATCGCCATAGAGCTATGGAAAAATCAAGGTTGCCAATAATCTTGACCAATCTATTAGAAAATTCTCTTCCAGATACGTATCCAACAATTTTAGAACTGATTTTTTTACTTTCGTCGGTCTCGTATACATGTT CTCACAGAATGCTAGAAGCAGGTGTACTCGATATAATACTTGTTAGATTCGATCTTCCATATGCAACTCAATTGCGTTGCACGCGACCACCCGACTCGCTACTAGACAGAGGCGAATATACCGAACAGACGACTATTTTAATAATGAATACTTTATGGAGCTTGATAAAATCTGTTCTTTCTCCTAAAAACGAACCTGTTCATTTAAAGAAAACTTTAAAGTCTGTACATTGCGCTGTATG GGGATTGTGCTACACATTTGAAAAACAAATATACTACAGTCAATATCAAAGTAACAGTATAAAGATTAGAAACGAAATTGCAGTCATCATTCTTGCACTTTTGGTTACTTTTCCCTCTTGGAATTATGTCAGTAGCGGTATAGCAGACAACGTTGTAAAGTTTTTAGTTGCAGTTGAATCTGGTACAGTAAGAGTGTTTTCGGAAATAGTAAAATTTGGCAGAACCAATGATGATTTATTCTTCCAAAAAGTTTTATTATTAACTGTTACACAATTAGCAAAAATTGATGCTTGTATATTt CTAATGGTGAAGAGAAAAGTTATGAAAACCATACTTCAACTAGTCAACCCAAGTATCGAAGAAGATTCTACAGTTACTTGGAGCGCATCTCAGTTTTGGAATTTATGGACGTACGCCATCAATGCCTTAGCTGTATTAGCACCCAAAATGTCAAAAGAATTTGTAAGATACGATGGTACTATTAG ATTGTTGATGTTATTGGAATGGAGTTTAAGTACAAACTTTGATACAGAGATAATAATGAATTGTACGAAAACAATctgttcaattattttaaacg aaCTGATTAATCGCATTTTGAACTGTGAGAAAATTACAACAAAGAAGCAAAGAATTTTAACCGTGGTATTAATTTCGCTCGAAAGACttttaagaaaacaaaaattttaccAAGAGATGTATGGAgaacaaagtattatatttattatggaATTATTGTTCCAGTGTTTATATCAAAAAGATCAAGAAAATCAGATAGATCAACG TCTTTTATTAGCAATAGGTTCATACATTTGGGAATGTATAGTACGGTGTCCTATGAATCttgaaaaatttatcaaatatgGTGCAGTATACATTATTCTTGATGTCATTCAAATTGTTCCATATCCCTCTCGATGCCTATTTCTTAGTGTTTTAACCGATATGTGTGACAATTTCTTTTGTGGACCCTATTTATGTACATGGAGAGGAATTAATAAGAAAACAGGATTGATGGCTTTACTAGCAACAAtatggagagaggaagaaattcGAATTAAAGTTAAAAGATATCCCAATG ATAAAGAATTTCCTCAAATGGGTAACCAACAGTGGCTAGAAACTTACGGTACAAAATTATGTGGAGACATTAGTCCATCGATACTAGATATGATTGGTTCTGTCAGATCAAAGATATACAGCATTCGAAAATTAATCAAGAGGGACAGCGAAAGATACGAAATAGCAAAAGAGCAttacaaaatattgtacatcGATCTGCCAAAAGAAGATCGA ATCACAATATCGCATAtagatttgtattttaaattaaagttaGGTCAAGTGTGGGTAGAAATTTCTAGATATTTCGATCAAGTTGGTGTCATCCCACTTGGCATGGATGGTCAGGCAATCTTTTTAATGACTCAACAGTATTATTCGTTTGTTGAAATGATAAAAGAGAgacaagaaaaaataataaagtctCTAAAAAGGAAAGAGGAAATTCAAGAAAAAGACGAGTATGCAAAGATTCGTGATTCTAAACTTGCTTCTGCGTTAGATGCATTCGACGAACTAGATTATATATATAGAACAACAAATAGAGCATATATGATAAagagaaaaaatgaacaaatacaACAAATTAATTCAGCGTTGAATTTTCCATCCGATTCAAGCGATGCACATTGTCACAGAACATTCGTGGATAAAACTATGGTCAcg ACTATATACGATCAACATCTTACAATAATTAGTAGTCTAGCAATGGATTCAAACCTTGGTCAAACAAAGGTTCTCCCTATTTCACCTTATCGTTCAGATACTTTTGATGACATACATTCCTCCGAAATATCTTCTTCACCTTTATTAAACAAcaatttgttcgaaataaaagaatttcacaAAAAAACATAG